In Triticum urartu cultivar G1812 chromosome 6, Tu2.1, whole genome shotgun sequence, the following proteins share a genomic window:
- the LOC125515639 gene encoding uncharacterized protein LOC125515639, whose amino-acid sequence MGQGTEVKTREDPKVEIQEKGEVFFFYRPKVDKEEAHSPDDVQRMYVVLRPESGPGRAVEEKQAPDSGKEGKKRKTRHGGDEKGQADGGNEGGHGKEEVNVEEKPLLRLIVMGKKSLPDPAKHGRPFWGYVDLVTTDVEDIKDALKGAEYDTATRGKRHLAAARAMGEGVYRILKHEGRGGRPHTHLVYKLELPSRGGGGDEGGVGEPQEAMNVEPEASFLVQIKNPEQRGGGRGGGGGFGGLQGKRKAAFPEHLQGRFGSNRYAPADPPDLLNYEGCELLLISASDDVEEELGLELQTETEEETEEGAGDGGEGGRAGAGCSDLVKMFGEVADVKPLLSGSWD is encoded by the exons ATGGGTCAAGGCACGGAGGTGAAGACGAGGGAGGACCCCAAAGTGGAGATCCAG GAGAAGGGCGAGGTGTTCTTCTTCTACCGGCCCAAGGTGGACAAGGAGGAGGCGCACAGCCCCGACGACGTGCAGCGGATGTACGTCGTGCTGCGCCCGGAGTCCGGCCCCGGCCGCGCCGTCGAGGAGAAGCAGGCGCCGGACTCCGGCAAGGAgggcaagaagaggaagacccGTCACGGCGGCGATGAGAAGGGCCAGGCGGACGGCGGCAACGAAGGCGGCCACGGGAAGGAG GAGGTTAACGTGGAGGAGAAGCCGCTGCTCCGGCTGATCGTTATGGGGAAGAAGAGCCTGCCGGACCCGGCGAAGCACGGCCGGCCGTTCTGGGGCTACGTCGACCTCGTCACCACCGACGTGGAGGACATCAAGGACGCGCTCAAGGGGGCGGAGTACGACACGGCGACGCGCGGCAAGCGGCACCTGGCCGCGGCGAGGGCGATGGGCGAGGGCGTGTACCGCATCCTCAAGCACGAGGGCCGCGGCGGCCGCCCGCACACCCACCTCGTCTACAAGCTGGAGCTGCCctcgcgcggcggcggcggcgacgagggcggcgtcGGGGAGCCGCAGGAGGCCATGAACGTGGAGCCGGAGGCGTCGTTCCTGGTGCAGATCAAGAACCCGGAGCAGCGCGGCGGGGGCAGGGGCGGAGGCGGAGGGTTCGGCGGGCTGCAGGGCAAGCGGAAGGCCGCGTTCCCGGAGCACCTGCAGGGGCGGTTCGGGAGCAACCGCTACGCGCCGGCCGACCCGCCGGACCTGCTCAACTACGAGGGGTGCGAGCTGCTGCTGATCTCGGCGTCCGACGACGTCGAGGAGGAGCTGGGCCTGGAGCTGCAGACGGAGACGGAGGAGGAGACTGAGGAAGGAGCCGGTgacggcggcgagggcggccgcGCCGGGGCCGGGTGCTCGGACCTGGTGAAGATGTTCGGCGAGGTGGCCGACGTGAAGCCGCTGCTCAGCGGGAGCTGGGACTAG
- the LOC125513972 gene encoding CRS2-associated factor 2, mitochondrial-like → MLFSPKLLSWPCPRQSQAQAALLRRLFCAFYPTNLDDDDPPFTRIPKSPPRAPTPPPPPKPKDQPAKISPDEPAHSDLPFDFQYSYSETDPAWKPIGFREPTRFSPFGPGRLDRPWDGVAARAEGNREDVYGSASSRDEVLGEALSEAEVAELVERYRHSDCSRQINLGKGGVTHNMLDDIHNHWRRAEAVRIKCLGVATLDMDNICFHLEDKTGGIIIYRSINILILYRGRNYDPKQRPVIPLMLWKPLAPIYPKVVQNVAEGLTFEETKEMRNRGLHSPPLMKLTRNGVYVNVVDKVREAFKTSEVVRLDCSHTGTSDCKRIGVKLRDLVPCIPILFKDEQIILWRGKRDQEDSVSAHCTSPPQ, encoded by the exons ATGCTCTTCAGTCCAAAGCTTCTCTCATGGCCGTGCCCCAGACAGTCACAAGCCCAGGCTGCTCTGCTCCGCCGCCTATTTTGCGCCTTCTACCCAACCAACCTCGACGATGATGATCCCCCATTTACACGAATCCCCAAAAGTCCacctcgagctccaacgccgccgccgccgccgaagcccaAAGACCAGCCTGCCAAGATCAGCCCCGACGAGCCGGCACACTCCGACCTTCCATTCGACTTCCAGTACTCGTACTCGGAGACTGACCCGGCTTGGAAGCCCATTGGATTCCGCGAGCCCACCCGGTTTTCGCCCTTTGGCCCCGGCCGCCTTGACCGGCCTTGGGACGGCGTCGCCGCGCGTGCCGAAGGGAACAGAGAGGATGTTTATGGCAGTGCGAGTAGTAGGGATGAGGTGCTTGGCGAGGCGCTGTCGGAAGCGGAGGTGGCAGAGCTCGTGGAGAGGTACCGGCACAGCGACTGCTCCCGGCAGATCAATTTGG GGAAAGGTGGTGTAACTCATAATATGCTCGATGACATCCACAACCACTGGAGACGTGCAGAAGCGGTCAGAATCAAATGTCTTGGGGTTGCAACTCTTGACATGGACAATATATGCTTCCATCTTGAG GATAAAACAGGTGGGATAATCATATACCGTAGCATAAATATACTCATCCTATATCGTGGCCGGAACTATGATCCAAAACAACGGCCTGTCATACCATTGATGTTGTGGAAGCCATTGGCTCCTATTTATCCTAAGGTTGTCCAAAATGTTGCGGAAGGGTTGACTTTTGAGGAAACAAAAGAAATGAGAAACAGAGGATTACATTCGCCACCGCTTATGAAACTGA CTAGGAATGGTGTTTATGTTAATGTTGTTGACAAAGTGAGAGAGGCCTTTAAGACTTCGGAAGTTGTGAGACTAGATTGCTCTCACACCGGCACTAGTGATTGCAAAAGAATTGGTGTGAAGTTGCGG GATTTGGTTCCATGCATTCCTATATTATTTAAAGATGAACAAATTATTCTCTGGAGAGGGAAGCGGGACCAGGAGGACTCTGTTTCAGCTCATTGTACTTCTCCACCACAGTGA
- the LOC125513973 gene encoding fatty acid desaturase 4, chloroplastic-like yields MPAMYALTPRCTLPPVHRRAPPPCRAASPTPAALARADPDELRSTWPQRAWTLAGSAAVLSSLSASASLAADSGSYAEPLAAALAAYTVADLATGVYHWLVDNYGDASTPLVGAQIAAFQGHHRHPSTITRREPCNNLHALARAVALALPAVEGAAAAAHAPAAAHAFAGTFAACVVLSQQFHAWAHEKRRRLPPGVEALQAAGVLVSRAQHAAHHRQPYSTNYCILSGVWNGVLDRHKVFEALEMVVFFRTGVRPRSWDETQAAWMEDTSGAAAVTAIAVTDSS; encoded by the coding sequence ATGCCAGCCATGTACGCGCTGACCCCCCGCTGCACCCTCCCGCCGGTGcaccgccgcgcgccgccgccgtgCCGGGCGGCCTCGCCGACGCCGGCGGCGCTGGCCCGCGCCGATCCGGACGAGCTGCGGTCCACGTGGCCGCAGCGCGCGTGGACGCTGGCCGGCTCGGCCGCCGTGCTCTCCTCGCTCTCCGCGTccgcctccctcgccgccgactcCGGCTCCTACGCCGAGCCGCtggccgccgccctcgccgcctaCACCGTCGCCGACCTCGCCACGGGCGTCTACCACTGGCTCGTCGACAACTACGGGGACGCCTCCACGCCCCTCGTCGGCGCGCAGATCGCCGCCTTCCAGGGCCACCACCGCCACCCCTCCACCATCACGCGCCGGGAGCCCTGCAACAACCTGCACGCGCTGGCGCGCGCCGTCGCGCTCGCGCTCCCCGCCGTGGAGGGCGCGGCGGCCGCCGCCCacgcgccggccgccgcgcacGCCTTCGCGGGGACCTTCGCGGCGTGCGTGGTGCTGAGCCAGCAGTTCCACGCATGGGCGCACGAGAAACGCCGCCGGCTGCCGCCCGGCGTCGAGGCGCTGCAGGCCGCCGGCGTGCTGGTGTCGCGCGCGCAGCACGCCGCGCACCACCGCCAGCCCTACAGCACCAACTACTGCATCCTCAGCGGCGTGTGGAACGGGGTGCTGGACAGGCACAAGGTGTTCGAGGCGCTGGAGATGGTCGTCTTCTTCCGCACCGGCGTCCGCCCGCGGTCGTGGGACGAAACGCAGGCCGCCTGGATGGAGGACACCAGCGGCGCCGCCGCCGTCACCGCCATCGCTGTTACTGACAGTTCGTAA